The following nucleotide sequence is from Nitratidesulfovibrio termitidis HI1.
CACCCTAGCACGCGGGCACGGACGTGGGAAGGGGTACGGCGTCAAAGGGGTGGGCGCTCACGCGGCGGCGCGTGCCCGGCCACGCCGTGCGGCACTGACAGCTACCCGCGAAACTGGTATATTGCGGCAGCCATAGGAGCCTGCCATGCCGGAACGTTTTGTCCCGAATCTCGACATCCTGCCGGAAGGTCAAAAGACCCTGTGGTACGAACTTGACGCCACGCCGCGCGATTTCGTGATGTATGGGGGCACTGCGTTGGCCTTGCGGCTGGGGCATCGGACCTCGGTGGATTTCGATTTCTTTTCCAACCTGTCGTTCGACCCGGAGGTGCTGTACGCGGCAATTCCGTATCTGCGCGGTGCCGTGGTGCAGCAGATGGCGCCCAATACGTTGACGTGCAGCGTGGACAGGGGCGGGCCGGTGCAGGTGTCGTTTTTCGGCGGGCTTGCCCTGAACCGGGTGGCCGACCCCGACGAAGCCGATGGCGCGGGGATTGCCGTGGCCTCGCTGCTGGATGTGGGCGCGGCCAAGGCCAGGGTGGTTGTGGCGCGCCCGTCATGGAAGGACTACGTGGACATGGACGCCATCCTGAAGGCGGGCGAACCGCTGGCGCGGGTGCTGTGCGCGGCCATTGCCCTGTACGGGCCGCCGTACAGCCCGTTGCTGACGTTGAAGGCGCTGACGTTCTATGACGATTTGGGCGACGAGGTTCGCGAGGATGTGCGAGCGCGGCTGCGCGCCGCCGTGGCGGGGGTGCGGCCTGAAGAACTCCGTGCGCTGCCCGTGGCCGCCGGAGTGAAGGGGGCCGCCGCATGACCCTGTTGCAGGATTCGTGGAGCGCCGAAGAGCGCGCGGCACTGCTGGCCGTGGCCGCGCGGGTGGTGTGGTTTCAGCCGCCGGAAACCACGCTGGCCGACCCTGTGCTGTTCCTGTGCCACGTCATGACCTATGGCACGCTGGAAGACGTGGTGGCGGTGCGTCGCAGCTTCGACGAGGCGGCCTTTCGCCATGCCCTGGGGCGCGCCCCGGCGGGGGTGTTCGACCCGCGCTCGTGGACCTACTGGCACGTGGTGCTGGGCTATGCGGACATTCCGCCGCTGCCGGAACGCTTCGCGGCGTAAGAGGGCGTCGGGGCGGCATACCGCCCCCGTCCGTATGCGCCCGTCAACGGCAATGGGGACCAACCGCTGGCTATCGTGCCGCCAGCCTAATATCCCGCCTCGCGCTGGTGCTTCAGGGCCAGAATATGCACGTCGTTGCCGAGCACCGCGTACACGAAGACGTACCCCGCCCCTCCGAAGGGAATCAGGACTTCCCGATATTCCGGGTCGAAGTCGTCCGCGGGGCGGCCCGCGTCGGGAAACTGCTCCAGTAGCAGCGCCTTTTCCCGGATGGCCTTGATGGCGGCCACGGCGGCTTCTTCGCTGTGGCCGGAGAGAAAGCTGTACGCGCGCTCCAGATCTGCGAGTGCGTTGGCCGTCCAGCGTACTAGATATGGCATTTGGGCAGGGGGGGCTTGTCGCCCTGAATGATCTTGTCCATCCATTCGACGACTTCGGCGTTGGTCAGGTGCAGACCCGTTTGCACGTAGTGCTCGTGGGCAAGCCGCGCCTCCTGACGCAGGGCCTCGCGCTTTTCCTCGCGGTCGAGGTAGCTCTCTAT
It contains:
- a CDS encoding nucleotidyl transferase AbiEii/AbiGii toxin family protein; translation: MPERFVPNLDILPEGQKTLWYELDATPRDFVMYGGTALALRLGHRTSVDFDFFSNLSFDPEVLYAAIPYLRGAVVQQMAPNTLTCSVDRGGPVQVSFFGGLALNRVADPDEADGAGIAVASLLDVGAAKARVVVARPSWKDYVDMDAILKAGEPLARVLCAAIALYGPPYSPLLTLKALTFYDDLGDEVREDVRARLRAAVAGVRPEELRALPVAAGVKGAAA
- a CDS encoding type II toxin-antitoxin system RelE/ParE family toxin, yielding MPYLVRWTANALADLERAYSFLSGHSEEAAVAAIKAIREKALLLEQFPDAGRPADDFDPEYREVLIPFGGAGYVFVYAVLGNDVHILALKHQREAGY
- a CDS encoding CopG family ribbon-helix-helix protein — protein: MQPHVNASVKMPPNLRDRIQALAQARRRTPHSLMLQAIESYLDREEKREALRQEARLAHEHYVQTGLHLTNAEVVEWMDKIIQGDKPPLPKCHI